One window of bacterium genomic DNA carries:
- a CDS encoding aminotransferase class I/II-fold pyridoxal phosphate-dependent enzyme: MGIYPYFRVIESGQDTEVVTNGRPTLMLGSNSYLELTTHPLVKQRSMEAIAKYGTGCAGSRFLNGTLPIHLELEERLARFVGKEAALVFPTGFQTNTGVLSCIAGRGEYILSDKMNHACIVDGCYLSFAKTVRFGHSDMADLERELAALPIDAGKLIVTDGVFSMEGDICKLPQIVELAAKYNASVMVDDAHGLGVLGAGGRGTADHFGLTDKVDLIMGTFSKSLAAIGGFIAGSERAINFLKHRSRPFMFSASAAPASVAAVLAALDVLEQEPERIQRLWDNATFLKKGLDELGFDTGPTETPVIPVMVGELEHLFKFWRWLSEHGVFINPVVPPAVPPGRCLVRISVTAGHTRQQMQLALDRFAEGGRIFGLIK, from the coding sequence ATGGGGATCTATCCCTATTTCCGCGTGATCGAGAGCGGGCAGGACACCGAGGTCGTCACGAACGGCCGTCCGACGCTGATGCTCGGCTCCAACTCCTACCTCGAGCTGACCACCCACCCGCTGGTCAAGCAGCGCTCGATGGAGGCGATCGCCAAGTACGGCACCGGCTGCGCCGGCTCGCGGTTCCTCAACGGGACCCTGCCGATCCACCTCGAGCTCGAGGAGCGGCTGGCCCGCTTCGTGGGCAAGGAAGCGGCGCTGGTCTTCCCGACCGGGTTCCAGACGAACACCGGCGTCCTCTCCTGCATCGCGGGCCGCGGCGAGTACATCCTCTCCGACAAGATGAACCACGCCTGCATCGTGGACGGCTGCTACCTCTCCTTCGCCAAGACGGTGCGCTTCGGCCACAGCGACATGGCGGACCTCGAGCGGGAGCTGGCCGCGCTGCCGATCGACGCGGGCAAGCTGATCGTCACCGACGGCGTCTTCTCGATGGAAGGGGACATCTGCAAGCTGCCGCAGATCGTCGAGCTGGCCGCGAAGTACAACGCCTCGGTCATGGTCGACGACGCGCACGGCCTCGGCGTCCTCGGCGCGGGGGGCCGCGGCACGGCGGACCACTTCGGGCTCACCGACAAGGTGGACCTGATCATGGGCACCTTCTCCAAGTCGCTGGCCGCCATCGGCGGCTTCATCGCCGGCTCGGAGCGGGCGATCAACTTCCTCAAGCACCGCAGCCGCCCGTTCATGTTCTCCGCCTCCGCCGCCCCGGCGAGCGTGGCCGCGGTCCTCGCCGCGCTCGACGTGCTGGAGCAGGAGCCGGAGCGGATCCAGCGGCTCTGGGACAACGCCACCTTCCTGAAGAAGGGGCTCGACGAGCTGGGGTTCGACACCGGCCCGACCGAGACGCCGGTCATCCCGGTGATGGTCGGGGAGCTCGAGCACCTGTTCAAGTTCTGGCGCTGGCTGAGCGAGCACGGCGTCTTCATCAACCCCGTCGTGCCCCCGGCCGTGCCGCCGGGCCGCTGCCTCGTGCGGATCTCGGTCACCGCGGGCCACACCCGCCAGCAGATGCAGCTGGCGCTCGACCGCTTCGCCGAGGGCGGGCGGATCTTCGGCCTGATCAAGTGA
- the serC gene encoding 3-phosphoserine/phosphohydroxythreonine transaminase: MKRVHNFGAGPAALPLEILEEAKAELLDFQGTGMSILEMSHRSKEYDAVHHEAMANVKELIGLGDEYKVLFLGGGASLQFTMLPMNLLGPGRAADYVVTGHWSENAVKEAKLQGTVNIAADTKENGGYTRIPRQDELKLDPKAAYVHITTNNTIYGTEWHEYPKTGNVPLVADMSSDFLSHPFDGKQFGAIYAGAQKNLGPAGVTIVILRDDLLAQCRQDLPTMLKYQTHAAKESLFNTPPVFAIYLSNLTLRWLKKNGGLAAMEKVNKAKGEVIYGAIDGSNGFYRGPVAKDSRSLMNVVFRLPNEELDAKFVAEGKKAGLVGMKGHRSTGGIRVSTYNAVSLASVQAVADFMKEFARING; encoded by the coding sequence ATGAAGCGCGTGCACAACTTCGGCGCGGGCCCCGCGGCCCTGCCGCTCGAGATCCTCGAAGAGGCGAAGGCCGAGCTGCTCGACTTCCAGGGCACCGGGATGAGCATCCTCGAGATGAGCCACCGGTCGAAGGAATACGACGCCGTCCACCACGAGGCGATGGCCAACGTCAAGGAGCTGATCGGGCTCGGCGACGAGTACAAGGTCCTGTTCCTCGGCGGCGGCGCGAGCCTGCAGTTCACGATGCTGCCGATGAACCTCCTCGGCCCCGGCCGCGCGGCCGACTACGTCGTGACCGGCCACTGGAGCGAGAACGCCGTCAAGGAGGCGAAGCTCCAGGGAACCGTGAACATCGCCGCGGACACGAAGGAGAACGGCGGCTACACGCGGATCCCGCGGCAGGACGAGCTGAAGCTCGACCCGAAGGCCGCCTACGTCCACATCACCACGAACAACACGATCTACGGCACCGAATGGCACGAGTACCCGAAGACCGGGAACGTGCCGCTCGTCGCCGACATGTCGTCCGACTTCCTGTCGCACCCGTTCGACGGCAAGCAGTTCGGCGCGATCTACGCCGGCGCGCAGAAGAACCTCGGCCCCGCGGGCGTGACGATCGTCATCCTCCGCGACGACCTGCTGGCCCAGTGCCGCCAGGACCTGCCGACGATGCTCAAGTACCAGACGCACGCCGCCAAGGAGTCGCTGTTCAACACCCCGCCGGTGTTCGCGATCTACCTCTCCAACCTGACCCTGCGCTGGCTGAAGAAGAACGGCGGCCTCGCGGCGATGGAGAAGGTCAACAAGGCCAAGGGCGAGGTCATCTACGGCGCGATCGACGGCTCCAACGGCTTCTACCGCGGCCCGGTGGCCAAGGACAGCCGCTCGCTGATGAACGTCGTCTTCCGCCTCCCGAACGAGGAGCTGGACGCGAAGTTCGTGGCCGAGGGGAAGAAGGCCGGGCTGGTCGGGATGAAGGGGCACCGCTCGACGGGCGGGATCCGCGTCTCGACCTACAACGCCGTCTCGCTGGCCTCCGTCCAGGCGGTGGCCGACTTCATGAAGGAATTCGCCCGGATCAACGGGTAA
- a CDS encoding hydroxyacid dehydrogenase: MLILMCDSFDATLPEKLSRFGEVTKDMERLPEAHVALIRSKTTADKAFIDKGKNLKLIIRGGVGLDNVDRAHAESKGVIVKNTPEASSIAVAELAFAMMTSASARIVEAHNSMVAGKWLKKELTRTELFGKTLGLYGLGRIAREVAKRALAFGMDVVAFDPYLPDDVFASTGVRRAATREELFAQAQYLSLHTPLTDETRGMLNKKTLSEMKKGVVIVNTCRGKVIVEEDMKAALDEGQVGAYCTDVWYNDPPQNSPLLQSTKCLFSPHIGASTKENLLRIGEQIEQIVGLLAQNKL, encoded by the coding sequence ATGCTGATCCTGATGTGCGACTCCTTCGACGCGACCCTGCCGGAGAAGCTGTCCCGCTTCGGCGAAGTGACCAAGGACATGGAGCGCCTCCCCGAGGCGCACGTGGCCTTGATCCGCAGCAAGACGACCGCCGACAAGGCGTTCATCGACAAGGGCAAGAACCTCAAGCTGATCATCCGCGGCGGCGTCGGCCTCGACAACGTGGACCGCGCCCACGCCGAGTCCAAGGGCGTGATCGTCAAGAACACGCCCGAGGCGAGCTCGATCGCCGTGGCCGAGCTGGCGTTCGCGATGATGACGTCCGCTTCGGCCCGGATCGTCGAAGCCCACAACAGCATGGTCGCCGGCAAGTGGCTCAAGAAGGAGCTGACCCGCACCGAGCTGTTCGGCAAGACGCTCGGCCTCTACGGCCTCGGCCGGATCGCCCGCGAAGTGGCCAAGCGCGCCCTCGCCTTCGGCATGGACGTCGTGGCCTTCGACCCGTACCTCCCGGACGACGTCTTCGCCTCCACCGGCGTGCGCCGCGCGGCGACGCGCGAGGAGCTGTTCGCGCAGGCCCAGTACCTCTCGCTGCACACCCCGCTGACCGACGAGACCCGCGGGATGCTCAACAAGAAGACGCTCTCCGAGATGAAGAAGGGCGTGGTGATCGTCAACACCTGCCGCGGCAAGGTGATCGTCGAAGAGGACATGAAGGCGGCCCTCGACGAAGGCCAGGTCGGCGCCTACTGCACCGACGTCTGGTACAACGACCCGCCGCAGAACTCGCCGCTGCTCCAGAGCACCAAGTGCCTCTTCTCGCCCCACATCGGCGCCTCCACCAAGGAGAACCTGCTGCGGATCGGCGAGCAGATCGAGCAGATCGTCGGGCTCCTCGCCCAGAACAAGCTGTAG
- a CDS encoding DUF1015 family protein, with protein MADVRPFRGYRPPAALAAKVAGPPYDVLNSAEARRMAEGNPYTFLHVCKPEIDLPQGVDLYDARVYATGRANLDRFVAEGTLVKDGRPAIYIYRQKMGDHVQTGITALASVDEYDNDKIKKHELTRKDKEDDRTRHVDEQNAHAEPVFLTYRARPEIDAAVARETAKPPVYDFVADDGIGHTVWVVDDPQAVAEIQRGFAAVDVTYVADGHHRSASASRVRALRRSLNPKHDGTEPYNFFMAVFFPHDQLRIMDYNRVVLDLHGLTEEQFLARIGERFDVAPAATPRPEGPRRFGMFLGGRWFRLAAKPGTFPADDPVRGLDVSILQENLLHPTLGIEDPRTDKRIDFVGGIRGVGELERRCREDAKVAFLMHPTSVEQLMAIADAGKIMPPKSTWFEPKLRSGLVVRRIED; from the coding sequence ATGGCCGATGTCCGCCCGTTCCGCGGTTACCGTCCGCCCGCCGCTTTGGCCGCGAAGGTCGCGGGGCCGCCGTACGACGTCCTCAACTCCGCCGAGGCCCGCCGGATGGCGGAAGGGAACCCCTACACCTTCCTGCACGTCTGCAAGCCCGAGATCGACCTGCCGCAGGGCGTGGACCTCTACGACGCCCGCGTCTACGCGACGGGGCGCGCCAACCTCGACCGCTTCGTGGCCGAGGGCACGCTCGTCAAGGACGGCCGCCCGGCGATCTACATCTACCGCCAGAAGATGGGCGACCACGTCCAGACCGGCATCACCGCCCTCGCCAGCGTGGACGAGTACGACAACGACAAGATCAAGAAGCACGAGCTGACGCGCAAGGACAAGGAAGACGACCGCACGCGCCACGTGGACGAGCAGAACGCCCACGCGGAGCCGGTCTTCCTCACCTACCGCGCGCGCCCCGAGATCGACGCCGCGGTGGCCCGCGAGACGGCCAAGCCGCCGGTCTACGACTTCGTGGCCGACGACGGCATCGGGCACACGGTCTGGGTCGTGGACGACCCGCAGGCGGTCGCCGAGATCCAGCGCGGCTTCGCCGCCGTGGACGTGACCTACGTCGCAGACGGCCACCACCGCAGCGCCTCGGCCAGCCGCGTGCGCGCCCTGCGCCGCTCGCTGAACCCGAAGCACGACGGCACGGAGCCGTACAACTTCTTCATGGCCGTCTTCTTCCCGCACGACCAGCTGCGGATCATGGACTACAACCGCGTCGTGCTCGACCTCCACGGCCTGACGGAAGAGCAGTTCCTCGCCCGGATCGGCGAGCGGTTCGACGTCGCCCCGGCGGCGACGCCGCGGCCGGAAGGCCCGCGCCGCTTCGGCATGTTCCTCGGCGGCCGCTGGTTCCGCCTCGCGGCGAAGCCGGGAACCTTCCCCGCCGACGACCCCGTGCGCGGCCTCGACGTCTCGATCCTGCAGGAGAACCTGCTGCATCCGACGCTGGGGATCGAGGACCCGCGGACCGACAAGCGGATCGACTTCGTCGGCGGCATCCGCGGCGTGGGCGAGCTCGAGCGCCGCTGCCGCGAGGACGCCAAGGTCGCCTTCCTGATGCACCCGACGAGCGTCGAGCAGCTGATGGCGATCGCCGACGCCGGGAAGATCATGCCGCCCAAGTCCACCTGGTTCGAGCCGAAGCTCCGCTCGGGCCTCGTCGTCCGCCGGATCGAAGACTGA